TTACCAAGAGTTTTATCCAGCAGATATAAAGGAGAAGTTCTTTAAGTCTGATTCTGCTACGGAGAAACTGGCTTTGCTTCAAGATGAGACAGCAGCCAGGAGCATTCCTCTCTATCTGATAATCGATGAATACGACAATTTCACCAATACCGTGCTCAATGAGCAGGGGGAGAATGTATATTGGGCAATCACCCATGCCGACGGCTTCTATCGTGATGTCTTCAAGAAGTTCAAGGGCATGTTTGAGCGTATTTTCATCACTGGTGTCAGTCCTGTTACCTTAGACGATGTGACGAGTGGGTTCAATATAGGCTGGCATATCTCTACCAAGCCGGAATTTAATCAGATGTTAGGCTTCTCCATGGAGGAAGTACGCAAGATGTTTGCTTATTATAAAGAGGTAGGGGGCATTCCTGCAACAAGTGATATCGAGGTGATGATAGACGAGATGAAGCCTTGGTATGATAACTATTGTTTCTCCAAGAAAGCTCTGGAAACTCAAAGCAAGGTGTTCAATTGTGATATGGTCATTTATTATCTCCGAAATTATATGGACTATGGACAGGCACCTGACCTGATGATAGATCCAAACACGAGGACTGATTATAATAAAATGAAGAAACTTCTTCAGTTGGATAAGTTGGATGGCGACCGCAAGGGTGTCATCCGTACGATAGCTGAGACGGGGCAGATTGTGACAACCCTGGAAGAGACATTCCCTGCCAGTAGGTTGACTAATCCTCAAACATTCACCAGTCTGCTGTTCTATTATGGTATGCTTACTATAAAGGATACTTTCGGTGATATGCTGATATTGGGTATTCCAAACAATAATGTTCGTAAGCAGTATTATGATTGTTTGTTGGAGCAATAATTTTTTCTTACACATTATGCAACCAAACATAGTTATATATTGGAACTGAAGGTGTTGCCAAAGAAAGATTATGAGGCAAAGCCTGAGGATGGCAAACTTTCCAAGGCAGAAGCACAAAGGCAAGCGGCAGAGGAACAAATCAAGCGATATGCCATGGCTCCAAGGGTTGAGGCTCTTCGCCAAGGTACAACGCTCCATAAAATCATCATGCAGTTTGTTGCTGGCAAGTTGGTGAGAATGGAGGAAGTGGTGTGTTGATTGTAGCATTTTCCTTTCCATGGGGTTCTACGTATTTCTGCCAAAAGAGACAGAAGTTGTCTATCAGTTTATAGTATGTTGTACTTTTGGGCATCCCGTATGGCGAATAGCTTGTGATGAAATCACTTTCAGCCAAAGCTGCAAGGGTGTTAGACAAACCTCCTCCCAGAGGGAGACCTGTGGCTTGGCTGATTTCTTCACGAGTGAAACCGGAATGGCGGGTTGCCAATAAACGTACTACCTTTTTGCTATCTTCCGGATTGTTGAAGATTGCGGCAAAATATAGTATATTATATTCTGCCGAAATTATGCTTTTTTATACTTTATCGGCAAGATATAGACTGTTATTTATAGCAGCTCTCTTGCCATCCCTCACTATCACAATGCCCACCGAGCAGACGCTTGTACGCTGCTGGTTGGCCGTTTCGAAATCTATTGCTGCAAAATCTTTCATTCCCTTATCCTCTTTTCTAATACTTTCTGCAGATTATCAGAAGGATTCATCCCCAGCTTCTTTCGGATATTGCCACGCTGGGTGGTGATATTGGATTCTGTCTTATTGAGCAGGATACCGATTTCACTCAACTTCTTATTCTGCAGGATGAGATAACAGATTTCCCTCTCAGATGAACTCAATTCCGGAAAAACACGCTCCAGATTCTGCTTGCTCAATTCCCGGGTCTGAATATACTGCAATACATTATCTATCACATTCTTCTGCGATGCCTCACCCAGCAAATCCAGCAAATGCTCGGTCTGCTTCACATCATGCCGCTCCTTGGCCAATGCCACGTATGCCTTAATCTGCTTCTTGTTGATTCTCAACACCTGGAGCAGTTCCTCCTCTTCTCGCTGCAATATTTTATTGGCATTTACCAGATACTCGCCATTTCGGGCAATGCCCAGACTCAGCACACTGATAAACAGCAGTATCAACAGCATCATAAAGAAATAATTACGCAGTGATTCATTGCCCGTAACTATCACACAGACTAGGTAAACTCCCAAGGCTATGCCTACCAGCCAGCGGGTAAGACGAGCCTGATAAGCTGCCAGCGAGAAAAACATGTTGCCGGCAAGAATGAGCATGTTGATGAGAATTACCATCGTATTATCTTTCAAGGTAGGCACGAAGGCACTATACAGAATATCCATGCCTATGAAAACCTGGGTTGCTACTGCAAGGAAGGTTATCCCTTTCACCACCCCTATCTTACCCAAGAGATAGGCAGCGAACGAGGACACCACAACTACCAGAAAGACGATGTTGGATGCTGTAAAAAATGGATCGAAGGCTCCCGACACCCCCAGGATATTAGACAGGATGCCTAGAGAAAGCATCACGGCAAAACATACCAGAAGCCATTGGCGCTGGCGATCGAGGTAATTGGATTCCCTCTTCAGCAAGGAGAATCCCAACCTGCGTAACTTGGTTCTTATTGAGTTCTTTGCTTTCATACTCCGTAGGGATATATTCATTATTGATAGATGAATTGCTTTGCATTGCTTAGCTTTGCTTAGCATTACCGTGCAAAGATAATAAAAATCTGTGATTTTGACGGCTTTTGAGGTTATTTTTTCCCGTTTTCCTAAAAAATCAGTATTTTTCAGGGTATTTTTTCCCATATCGAACCTTATTTTCCATTACTTTTGCATCGAAAAAAAATGAATCATTCATCTTTTAAATATCACTAATTATGAAAAGAAACAATACTTTCAACAGCAAGCGCATTCAGTGGCTAATGTTTGCATGCTTAACTTTCTGCTTTACCTTCTTCATGGTTATGGTGTCTTCGTGCAGCGATGATGACCCAGAAGAAGTATACAACCAGGCTCACTATCAGGACGTACCGGCCAGTCTGCTGACCGATGCCAAGAAACTGGAGATGGTAAGGTCTATCCAGGACTTGAAAGACGGAAGATTCTTCTATCTTGACTATACGGAGGATTATAAACTCCCTACCATATCAGGATTCAATCTCACCGACAACACCCATCTGATTGGTGCCGTATTGAAAACCCTCTGCGACAAGACGCCATCCTGGCTCAAGGCAAGGGTTAAGCTGGATGCAGGCTGCAGTGCCTTTGCCGTGACGACACCCGATACGGGCGATTATCTGATGGGGCGCAACTTTGATTACTCCCATGATAATGAACCGATAGCAGCTGCCCTGGTTCGTACGGCACCCGAAGGCGGACTGAAATCCATCAGTATGGTGGATGCCTACTGGATAGGTTACCGACAGGATCTCTGGCATTACATCCTATATAACAAGGCTGAGTTTGAGAAGAATAAGACGCAAGACCTATCCTATATCATGGCATTCCCATATCTCCTGATGGACGGTATGAACGAGGCTGGCTTTGCCGTTTCCGTGCTCCATCTCGACGGCAAACCGACCCAGCAGGCTAGTACGGGAAAGAAATTGACTACAACCGTTGCCTTGCGCATGATGTTGGATCATGCCAGAACTGTGGATGAAGCTCTCAAGATTCTGGACGGATATGATCTCTGGATACCGGATAACGACGGCAACTATCATTTCTACATGGCAGATGCCACGGGCCGTTATGCCATCGTAGAATTCGTGTATGATAAGGAGCATCAGAGCAAGATTTACATAGACGATGAATATACGGGTGAGGATGGCAAGACTTATTTTAAATATCCTGACATTTTACCAAACACCCGCGAGGTGATAGAAAAGCGCTATGCCAGCAACTTCTATGTATCTGAAACCATGGCATGTTCTGATAAAGGTCCGAAGCTCTCGAACCACGGCAAGACCCGCTATGACATAATGGAATTCGTCATCAAGCAGAACAACAATCAGTTGTCTGAGGAAGGAGCCATGAATCTGCTCAATGGCGTGAGTCAGGCAGAAACTCCGGGCAATCCTACGAGCCATACCCAGTGGTCGGTGGTGTATAATCTTTCTCAGCGCAAGGCTACGGTCTGTGTGAATCGAGACTATAAGAATAAATTTACGTTCAACTTAAAATAGGCAGAAGCACCCAACAGAACGAAGAAGTGACCTCTATGAGGTCACTTCCAAACCTTCTTTTGGCTCAACTCTATTTCTCCCATCAGCCATCTTAGGGCATTGATTCTCTTGATACCGTTGTAATCGGCAGTAGGGTCTTCATCGAGTGTAAGGATATACTTAGGATATTGGTCATTGATTTGCTGAAGAGATGCCAATTCACGTTTTAAGGTAGCCTCATCTCTAACGGTGGCTGCTACCTGGTAATACGTGATATCATTTTCATCAATTGCTACAAAATCTACTTCCAGATTATCCATCTTTCCGATATATACTTTCTGCTGGCGATGGAGTAGTTCCAGATAAACGATGTTCTCCAGGATGCGGCCGGCATCGAATGAGCGGGAACCTAGGAGCATTCTTCTCAAACCGATATCCACAAGATAATATTTACCCAGTGTCTTGAGCAGCTGCTTACCCTTGATGTTGTATCTTTTGGTTTCATATACGAAGAAGGTTTCGCAGAGTGCAGTCAGATATCGTTCCACGGTTTTCTGGTCTATTTTTCTTCCGTCGGCAGTCATGATGTCGGCTATACGCTTGGTGGATAGGATGTTGCCGATGTTGTCTGCTGTAAAACGGATAACACTTTCCAGCATCATGACGTCGGGTAATTTCTTCCTGCTCATGATATCCTTTACCACAATGGTGTTATATACACCATTCAGGTAGTCGCCGATTTCAGCGGGAGTATCCAGTTCAAGGGTATATGGAAAACTGCTCCTTGTGATGTAGTCTGTATAGGCTTTTGGAAGATTGTCGGTTCCGCCGATGCCTTCTACATACTCTCTGAATGAAAGGGGAAGCATGGCGATTTCCACATATCTTCCGGATAATAATGTGGCGATTTCGCTTGACAGCATATATGCATTCGACCCCGTAATATAGAGATCTACTGTTGGCTTCAGGTTGAGACTGTTGATGATGTCTGGGAAATCTTCCACATGTTGTATCTCATCAAAGAAGATATAAGTCATCTTGTCTTGATGAACCAATGGCTTGATATAAGCATATAAATTATGTGGATTGCGAAGCTCATAGAAGTCGTAATCCTCGAAATTGAGATAGATGATTTGGTCGTCATGGACACCTTGCTTCTTAAGCCAGTCACGATAAATCTCCATAATGGTGGATTTTCCGCAACGGCGAATGCCGGTTATCACTTTGATAAGAGACTTGTCTTTGAAAGCAATCAGCTTATTGAGATATTCCGTTCTTTCTATTCGTTTCATATCATTTCATTGTTCTTTGATTATATATTTGCTGCGAAGATACTATTTTTTTAGGATAAATCATCCTAAAAGTATAAAATTTAAGAAAGTTTTAGGATAAATCGTCCTAAAACTCCTCAAATTCCGGAAGTTTTAGGATAAACCATCCTAGAACTTTTCTCCTATCCCCATATCTAGGTATTTCTAGGAAACCATCATTTTTAGGTATTGCAGATTCCGGAAAAAGGATGTAACTTTGCACCCGGAAATAAAAATGTAACTAAAAGAGATTAAGGACAAATGAAAACAACTATCGTAATTTATGGCTCTTCCACTGGCTCATGCCAGTCGATTGCCGAAACCATCGCCTCTAAGTTGGGCGTGGAAGCTGTAGATGTAGCTAACATCGATGATGCTACTGTCGCAAGTCATGAGAATCTTCTTCTCGGTACTTCTACATGGGGTGCCGGCGAGATGCAGGATGACTGGTATGATGGCGTGAAGACGCTGAAGAGTGTCGGCTTGGCAGGCAAGACTGTGGCCCTGTTTGGTTGTGGCGACAGCGAGTCTTACCCTGATACATTCTGCGGTGGCATGAAGGAGCTCTATGATGCTGCTGTTGAGGCTGGTGCTACCGTATTGCCTGGTGTTTCTACTGATGGATACACCTATGATGACAGTGAGGCGATTGAGGACGGCAAGTTCTTGGGACTCGCACTCGACGAGGTGAATGAGGACGACAAGACTGAGGAGCGCATCGATGCCTGGCTTGAGGCCATCAAACCAGCGTTATAATTTTTTCTAAAATATTTTTCAAGAATTGGAGAATGACGGAATTCTCTGATTCTTGATTTAAATACAATAAATTCGGATAGTATGCAGCAGGAAATCGCAACACCAGTAGATTTGAAGGTTCTGATGAATCATATATATGAATATAAGAAGGGCGTGCGCCG
The Segatella copri DNA segment above includes these coding regions:
- a CDS encoding ATP-binding protein, with product MKRIERTEYLNKLIAFKDKSLIKVITGIRRCGKSTIMEIYRDWLKKQGVHDDQIIYLNFEDYDFYELRNPHNLYAYIKPLVHQDKMTYIFFDEIQHVEDFPDIINSLNLKPTVDLYITGSNAYMLSSEIATLLSGRYVEIAMLPLSFREYVEGIGGTDNLPKAYTDYITRSSFPYTLELDTPAEIGDYLNGVYNTIVVKDIMSRKKLPDVMMLESVIRFTADNIGNILSTKRIADIMTADGRKIDQKTVERYLTALCETFFVYETKRYNIKGKQLLKTLGKYYLVDIGLRRMLLGSRSFDAGRILENIVYLELLHRQQKVYIGKMDNLEVDFVAIDENDITYYQVAATVRDEATLKRELASLQQINDQYPKYILTLDEDPTADYNGIKRINALRWLMGEIELSQKKVWK
- a CDS encoding helix-turn-helix transcriptional regulator, whose amino-acid sequence is MKAKNSIRTKLRRLGFSLLKRESNYLDRQRQWLLVCFAVMLSLGILSNILGVSGAFDPFFTASNIVFLVVVVSSFAAYLLGKIGVVKGITFLAVATQVFIGMDILYSAFVPTLKDNTMVILINMLILAGNMFFSLAAYQARLTRWLVGIALGVYLVCVIVTGNESLRNYFFMMLLILLFISVLSLGIARNGEYLVNANKILQREEEELLQVLRINKKQIKAYVALAKERHDVKQTEHLLDLLGEASQKNVIDNVLQYIQTRELSKQNLERVFPELSSSEREICYLILQNKKLSEIGILLNKTESNITTQRGNIRKKLGMNPSDNLQKVLEKRIRE
- the fldA gene encoding flavodoxin FldA, which gives rise to MKTTIVIYGSSTGSCQSIAETIASKLGVEAVDVANIDDATVASHENLLLGTSTWGAGEMQDDWYDGVKTLKSVGLAGKTVALFGCGDSESYPDTFCGGMKELYDAAVEAGATVLPGVSTDGYTYDDSEAIEDGKFLGLALDEVNEDDKTEERIDAWLEAIKPAL
- a CDS encoding carcinine hydrolase/isopenicillin-N N-acyltransferase family protein codes for the protein MKRNNTFNSKRIQWLMFACLTFCFTFFMVMVSSCSDDDPEEVYNQAHYQDVPASLLTDAKKLEMVRSIQDLKDGRFFYLDYTEDYKLPTISGFNLTDNTHLIGAVLKTLCDKTPSWLKARVKLDAGCSAFAVTTPDTGDYLMGRNFDYSHDNEPIAAALVRTAPEGGLKSISMVDAYWIGYRQDLWHYILYNKAEFEKNKTQDLSYIMAFPYLLMDGMNEAGFAVSVLHLDGKPTQQASTGKKLTTTVALRMMLDHARTVDEALKILDGYDLWIPDNDGNYHFYMADATGRYAIVEFVYDKEHQSKIYIDDEYTGEDGKTYFKYPDILPNTREVIEKRYASNFYVSETMACSDKGPKLSNHGKTRYDIMEFVIKQNNNQLSEEGAMNLLNGVSQAETPGNPTSHTQWSVVYNLSQRKATVCVNRDYKNKFTFNLK